The Mycoplasmopsis caviae sequence TTAAACTCTGGTCCTAATCTTTTAGAACTTAAAAAGATGGTTTTGAGTTCATAATGTCTCACAAAATTAAAGGAAATAAGAACCTTGTTCCGGCATTATAGATCTTGCAACATATGAGCAAGCAGTGAAGGTTTTTATGTAAAAAGCACCATTAACTAAAAAAATTAAGGATGAATTAGGACTTGATAATTCATTGGATGGAAATTTAATTTTAAGTTTTTCAGAAAAAGAAGAAAAAAGATCAAAGTGATAGAGAAAGACTGATTAAAAAAGCCAAAAGTTGTGTTGAAAAAATGGCTCAAAAGCGATGAGTGAATTAAAAAAGGTGGCAAAAAATATGTCAACTATTCTGTTGGAGAAATTTCATTAAATGAAGAAAAAATTATAGATGACGCAAGATGAGATGGATTTTACGGAATATATACAAGCAACAAAAATTTAAGCATTGAAACAGTAATAAGAACATATTCAAATTTATGAAAGATTGAAGAATCATTTAGGATTTTAAAAACAACTTTTGAAACTAGACCGGTTTATTTGTCAAAAGAAAAAACAATTGAAGGTCATTTTATGATTTGTTATTTGGCATTGGTTATTGAAAGATTCATAGAATTTTCATTAAGTTCATTAGCTAATAACAGTTTAACAACTGACAGAATTGTTGATGCGTTGAGAAAGGTAAAAATAGTACTTATTGAGAGTTTAGACAAGAAAGAAAAATACTTTTTAAGAGTTAGAGAACCAGAAGATTACACAAATTTAAGAGAATCATTGGGTTATCAAATAATTCCTAAATGGGGAAAAGTTGATGAATTAGGCCCTGTTTTACTAGAATCTAAATAATAGACTTTCCATAAAAGCCTATTTTATAGGCTTTTTAAAAAATGAATTTTTAAAGTGTCAAAGTCGAGAAAATGTTGCAAATTAATAATTCTTAGATTAGTTTAATAACTAATCTTTTTAAAAAAATGCTAATTCTATAAGAACATTTGTGGTTTTTAAACAGATTAACCTCTATTTATATGCTTAATTCTAAAACAAAAATGCGTATATTAAATTCATTTGACCTTCGGAGTTAAAAATTAAGAAAATGAACAATGCACCTATAAAATAGGCATATTTGTAAAATTTTGGTAGTGATTTTAATAACACTTTTTTATTTTTTGAGTTAAAATGATCATTATTTATGTGCTACTAATGAATCATTAAATGTAATCACATCATTTTTATATCAGAAATAACTTAAAAGTGTTATTAAAATGAAAAAATATTTTTAAAAAAAGTTCAAAAATGATTAAAAACTGGCATTTTTTGAACTTTTTACTAAAATTTAACATTTTTTAAAACTTCAACTCCGAAACTCACTAAAACAGGTTAAGCACTATTTTCATGCTTAATTTCAAAACAAAATAAGTTCTTTCGATTCTTATTTTGGAATTCACAATTAAATTATTAAACATTTTTATTTTCAATCAAACTGAAATTTATTTGCAGCAATTGCATTGAGATTGTTTTTCTGGATTTTATGCAAGCTTTAAATCATATTGAGCATTTTATTTCATTAAAATTTAATATAATTAAAACTATGAAAAATAATGACAAAAGAGTGATCAGCAGACCATTAATGGATGATACAGTTGAACTAACTAAAAGTGAAAAAAGAATTAGAGATTTTATTAACAATTTTGAAGGAAGTTATTTTAATTTTTCTCAAAATGAATTAGCTAATGCTACTAATTCAAGCGATGCTGGTGTATCTCGTTTTATAAGAAAATTTGGTTTCAAAGACTATCGAACCTTTATAGCATCAATTAATAATAAATTAACCGAATTTGAAAAAACATATCCAACAATTTGAAATGAAAATGACTCAGATAATGGATATAAATTTATTGCTGCAAGTCATAGATATGCAATTGATAATGTCTATGATGATGATTTAATTAAAGATATCAATGAAGCAGCAAAGATAATAAATAATGCTAGAAATATTTACATTCATGGTTGCGGTTCAAGTCAAAGAATATCTACAAATTTGGTTTCTAACTTACTTAAAATTGGTAAAACAGTTATTGCACATAGCGATTTTCATGTTTTCTTTCCTGCACTTGCGCATATAAATGAACAAGACGCTGTAATTGTTTATTCTAATAATCTTCAATCAATGGAAGCACACTTTGTTCTTGAACAAGCAGTAAAACAAAAGGCAAAAATAATTGTGGTTACTTCAAACCAAGAAGAAAATAAATATATAACTCTCAAGATAAGATACCACAAGATTCAAAGTTCAACAATGCTTGTACCATCTAGTTCAAAAATTGCACAAATGTTAATAACAGATTTGTTGTTTGAGGCTATTTTACAGGAAGATAATGAAAACACAAATAAGTTAAAAAAGGCTAGAATATTAATAAAAAACTGGTCAACTAAGGACAAGGCACACAGTGAATAAAGGAGAAAAAATGGCTAAAAATATTAATGTTTTAAGAAGAGAATCACAAATAAGAACTCTTCTTGCACAAATAATTACTAATGATTTAACAAATACAAATATCATTAACCCGACCTTAGTAGATTGCGAGTTATCTGCTGACTTATCACATGTAAAAGTTTATATGTCGTTTAGTGAAAATGAAAAAAGAGGGCTAGAAGCATTACAAAATGCTTCAGGTTACATTAGGTCATCTTTGTCTAAAAGTCTGAATTGAAGAAAAGTTCCTGAATTACACTTTTACATTGATGAAGTAAGCAAAAAAGGACTATCAATAGATAAAATTTTATATAACATTAGAGATAAAGAAAATTTTGAAACTAATAATAAGGTTTCTTTTGAACAAAAAGAAACAAACTATGGAAATGATGTGAACCCCAAAACTTGTACAAAAAAATTATAAAATATTTGATTATTTTTATCAAGCGGAATCCGCTTGATTTTATTTATTTCGCATTTTTGATCAAAAATGCGAAAAAGAATCATTAATATTATTTTCTTGGGTTGGCTTCTAGCCAACCAATTATTTTTTATTTAGTTTTTAAAATTAATTTTATTAATTATTTTTGTGGAAATGCGTTTTTCCAATTTATATAAAATTAATTTCTCAATTTGTTACATTGTTTGTGTTGCGAATTTATTTAAAAGATATGATTTAATCATAATTAATTTTCTTGACAATCTAGTTCATTTCTTTATATTGATCCATATTACATCTCTTCCAATATTCAGCGGGTGACATTTTTAATCTCAGAATTATTCTTTCATTATTGTAATAATCTATGTACTCATTAATTTTTTGTTCTAACTCATCAATCGATTTATATTCTTTTCCATAATATATTTCATTCTTTAATTGTGCAAAGAATGTTTCCATAATTGAATTGTCAAGACAATTGCCTTTTCGAGACATACTTTGGATAATACCTCTATCTTTTAGT is a genomic window containing:
- a CDS encoding IS1634 family transposase gives rise to the protein MKKWLKSDEWIKKGGKKYVNYSVGEISLNEEKIIDDARWDGFYGIYTSNKNLSIETVIRTYSNLWKIEESFRILKTTFETRPVYLSKEKTIEGHFMICYLALVIERFIEFSLSSLANNSLTTDRIVDALRKVKIVLIESLDKKEKYFLRVREPEDYTNLRESLGYQIIPKWGKVDELGPVLLESK
- a CDS encoding MurR/RpiR family transcriptional regulator gives rise to the protein MKNNDKRVISRPLMDDTVELTKSEKRIRDFINNFEGSYFNFSQNELANATNSSDAGVSRFIRKFGFKDYRTFIASINNKLTEFEKTYPTIWNENDSDNGYKFIAASHRYAIDNVYDDDLIKDINEAAKIINNARNIYIHGCGSSQRISTNLVSNLLKIGKTVIAHSDFHVFFPALAHINEQDAVIVYSNNLQSMEAHFVLEQAVKQKAKIIVVTSNQEENKYITLKIRYHKIQSSTMLVPSSSKIAQMLITDLLFEAILQEDNENTNKLKKARILIKNWSTKDKAHSE
- the rbfA gene encoding 30S ribosome-binding factor RbfA, with translation MAKNINVLRRESQIRTLLAQIITNDLTNTNIINPTLVDCELSADLSHVKVYMSFSENEKRGLEALQNASGYIRSSLSKSLNWRKVPELHFYIDEVSKKGLSIDKILYNIRDKENFETNNKVSFEQKETNYGNDVNPKTCTKKL
- a CDS encoding IS3 family transposase yields the protein MHTGYIIVRKLSKSPNFKMVEDMLDEALAKFDNLEGLIFHSDQGWPYQMPQYQKKLKDRGIIQSMSRKGNCLDNSIMETFFAQLKNEIYYGKEYKSIDELEQKINEYIDYYNNERIILRLKMSPAEYWKRCNMDQYKEMN